The Elusimicrobiota bacterium DNA window GCCCTTCGAAGGCGTTGACGGGGCGCAGGCCGGCCAGGGCCGCGGCGGCGTCGAAGAGCCGGCCGACGCTCGAGCTGCGCGGGGAGAAGGCCGGGGAGGCGGGCAGGCGGCGCAGCGCCTCCCACCCCTCGGGGAAGAGCGGGTGAAGGCGCTCGAGCGGGAGCCCCGCCTCGTGGAGCAGGCCGAGCGCGGCACGGCGGCCCTCGCGGACCGCGCGCTCGCCGCCGGGCAGCGGGAAGGGGCGGATGTGCGCGAGCCGCGCATAGCCGGCGGCGTCCACGCGGAGGAACTCCCCTCCCCAGAGGGTCCCGTCCGGGCCGAGCCCGAGCCCGTCGAAGGCGACCCCCAGCACGGGGCCGCGCAGGCCGTGCTCGGCCATGAGCGCGGCGACATGGGCGTGATGGTGCTGGACGCGGACGAGCGGCAGGCCGAGGCGTTCGGCGTAGCGGCTCGAGAGGTAGTCGGGGTGGAGGTCGCAGGCGGCGGCCTCCGGCTCGAAGCGGTAGAGCGCCTTCAGGTCGTCGACGGCGCGGCGGAAGGCGTCGTAGGCCGGGCCCGCCTCGAGGTCGCCGATGTGCTGGCTCGGCACGATGAGGTCGTCGAAGGAGACGGCGACGGTGCTCTTGAGGTGGGCCCCGAGCGCGAGGACCTTCCGCTGGGCGCCGGGGACCCGCAGGGGCGCGGGAGCGTAGCCGCGCGCGCGGCGCAGCAGGGTCAGCTCGCGGCCGGCGAGACGGACGACGGAGTCGTCGGCGTGGCGGGCGATGGGACGGTCGTGCATGAGGAAGAGGTCGGCGACGCCCGCGAGCCGCGCGCGGGCCTCCTCCTCCGTCGTCGCCATGGGCTCCTCGGCGAGGTTCCCGCTCGTGGCGACGACGGGGAAGCCCAGCCGGGACATGAGCAGGTGGTGGAGCGGCGCGTAGGGGAGCATGACGCCCAGGCGCGCGTTCTCGGGTGCGACCTCGGGCGCCACGCCCATGTCTCCGCGCTTGAGCAGGAGGACGACGGGGGCGGCGCTCGAGCGCAGCGCGTCGGCCTCGAGCTTCCCGGTGCGGCAGACGCGGCGCAGAGCGGCGAGGTCGGGGAAGAGGACGGCGAAGGGCTTCTCCTGGCGGCGCTTGCGCGCGCGCAGGCGGCGCACGGCCTCGGGGGAGCGCGCGTCGCAGAGGAGGAGGTAGCCGCCGACGCCCTTCATCGCGACGATGCGGCCCTCTTCGATCGCGCGGGCCGCACCCTCGAGCGCGGCCTCCTTCTCCGCGGTACGGCGTCCCCCCTCCTCGAGCCAGAGGGCGGGGCCGCAGGCGGGGCAGGCGACGGGCTGGGCGTGGAAGCGGCGGTCGGCGGGGTCGCCGTACTCGCGCGCGCAGTCCGCGCAGAGCGGGAAGCCCTTCATCGTCGTGTTCGGCCGGTCGTAGGGGAGGCTCGTGACGAGGGTGAAGCGCGGCCCGCAGCGCGTGCAGTTCGTGAACGGGTAGCCCCGGCGGCGCTCCCCCGGCGCACGGATCTCCTTGAGGCAGTCCGGACAGGTCGCGAGGTCGGGGAGGACCTCGACGCTGGGGGCCTCGTCGGAGGAGCTCGCGCGGATGGCGAAGCCGCGGGCGGCGCCGGCGCGGGCCCAGCGGGCCGCGACGGCGGCGATGCGGGCCGGAGGAGGGCATTCGGAGCGCAGGCGGGCGAGGAACTCGCGCAGGACCTTCTCGTCTCCGTCGACGGAGACCCGGACGCCCTTCGGGCCGTTGAGCACCCAGCCGTCGAGGGAGAGGGACCGCGCGAGGCGGTAGACGAAGGGGCGGAAGCCGACCCCCTGGACCGCGCCGGTGAGCGTCACTCGCAGCTGTCGTCGCATGAGGGCGGCGCGGGTCAGTACCCGCGCTCCAGGCGGATGTGGTAGTCCACGAGCTGCGTGCGGGCGGCCTCGAGGCGGGCGGAGAGCGCGAGCGAGAAGCGCTGGAGGACGCGGTAGCCGAGCTCGAAGTCCTGCTCGCAGCGCTTGCGCAGGGTCGTCGCGTCGAAGACGATGACGTGCGCGGCCTCGACGACGCGCGCGTCGAAGGTCGACTGGTAGGGCGGGATGATCCACGACCAGCCGAGGACCTCCCCCGGCCCGAGGGTCTGGATGGGGATGTGGCCGTTCTCGGGGGTGAGGAGCTCGAGGCGGACCTCGCCCTTGCGGAGGATGAAGAAGCGCTCGGCGCCTTGCCCCTGGCGGAGCAGGAACTGGTCGCGGCTGTAGCGGGCGTCGGCGGCGCAGTCCTGGAAGATCTTCAGGTGCTGCGGCTTGAAGTCCTTGAAGAACTCGTGGCGGGCGACCGTGTACTCCAGCGGTTCCATCGGCGTTTCTCCTTCCCTTCCGGAACATTTTAGCATTTCCGGCCCCTCCTCCCCGACGGGAGCGCAAGCGTGTTACAAAATTGGGTCTTGACGCTCGGGAGTCCTCCTGTTATACCTCCCGCGTCGGGCATTCCACTGCCGAGGGGAGTGCATGAGACCATTGCTGCTCGTCGCCGTTGCCGTCGTCGCGATGGCGTATTCCGCACGGAACGCTTCCCCGCTCGAGGGCACGGCGTGGGAAGTGCAGGTGAAGTCCGACGCGCTGTTCTCCTGCCGCCGCAAAGACACCCTGATCTTCAAGGACGGACTGCTGACGGTCGCGAGCTGCGCGGCCGAAGGCGTCGCTCCGTCGTCGTACGGCTCCGAGCGCGAGGGAGCCGGCGGCGCCGCGTCCTGGCAGGCCGCCCTCCACCGCGAGGGACGGGGGACCTGGCAGTGGCAGGGCGTCATGAGGGGCGACGCCGTCGAGGGCAGCGTGCTGCGCACGCTCCCCGACGGGAAGGTCCGTCGCTACCGCTTCACCGGGACGCGGCGCGAGGATTGACCCTCGCGCCGCGTCCTGCTATTCTGGGGGGCATGAAGAGCCTCCTAGCGACGACTTCGCTGGTCCTGTTCGGGGTCGCCTGCGCCTGCGCGCTCGAGACTCCTGAGAGCATCCGGTCCGCCGGCACGAGCGGCTTCGCCGTCGCCGAGGTCTCCCCCCAGCCGGCCCTGAAGACTTCGAGGCACGTGCGCGTCAGCGGAACCCTGAGCCTCAACGGCTCCGGCTACGTCCCGCAGTCGAACTATGCGAACGTCAGCGTCTCCGGCTCGGTCGACGCCCGGGGAGAAGGCGGCTACGCGACCGGCTACACGACGGTGACGCAGACGCTCTCGTTCTTCGTGAACGGGAACTTCGTGACCCAGTGGGTGAACGTCAACGCGTACGTGTCCGTCTACAAGGACGGCCGCTTCGTCGGCTCCACCTATCTCAACGGCTCCGTGCTGCTCACCGGCTGGAAGAACGGCGACTGGCTCCACCTCAACGGCAGCGGCGCCGTCGCCGGCGACCTCTTCGTCCAGGAATAGCCCGATGGCGAGCATCAGCGTGAAGAAGGCGACGGAACCGGAGGTCCGGGCGCTCGGCGCGAAGTCCTGGCCGATCTGGACCTGCGAGGCCTCGACCTTCGACTGGCATTACGACCAGAAGGAGACCTGCCTCATCCTCGAGGGCGAGGTCGTCGTGAAGGCGGGGTCCGAGACGGCCTCCTTCGGCCCCGGAGACCTCGTGGTCTTCCCCGAGGGCCTCGACTGCGTCTGGCAGGTCGTGAAGCCGGTTCGAAAGCACTACAAGTTCGGTTGAGGGAACGGCTCTGAGAACCTTCCTCGTCCTTCTTCTCGGCGCGGCGCTCGGCGGCGCCGCCTTCTACTGGTACGGGAGCCGCTTCTCCCCCTCCCGCGCCGAAGCGGCCCGCGCCCTCGAGACGCTGGTCTCCCGCTGGGAGCGCGAGCAGATCGCGGCCGACGCGCGGACCCTCACGCTGGTCGTCGACGACGCCGCCGTGCCCGATCCCTTGAGCGCGCCGCTGGAGCCCTCCGTCTTCGAGCAGATGGGCCTCGGGACCCGCGGCCCCGGCCCCTTCGCGAAGGCGCTGGCCGGGACCCCGGGCGTCGTCGTCCTCCCCTACGACTCCGAGGCCGCGCGCGACGAGGCGGGCTTCGAACACTCCCTCGCCGCCCTCGTCGCCCGGGCCAACGAGGTCGGCGCGAAGGTGGACGTGCTCTCCTCGGGCCGCGGCGCGCGCTCAGCGCT harbors:
- the hypF gene encoding carbamoyltransferase HypF produces the protein MRRQLRVTLTGAVQGVGFRPFVYRLARSLSLDGWVLNGPKGVRVSVDGDEKVLREFLARLRSECPPPARIAAVAARWARAGAARGFAIRASSSDEAPSVEVLPDLATCPDCLKEIRAPGERRRGYPFTNCTRCGPRFTLVTSLPYDRPNTTMKGFPLCADCAREYGDPADRRFHAQPVACPACGPALWLEEGGRRTAEKEAALEGAARAIEEGRIVAMKGVGGYLLLCDARSPEAVRRLRARKRRQEKPFAVLFPDLAALRRVCRTGKLEADALRSSAAPVVLLLKRGDMGVAPEVAPENARLGVMLPYAPLHHLLMSRLGFPVVATSGNLAEEPMATTEEEARARLAGVADLFLMHDRPIARHADDSVVRLAGRELTLLRRARGYAPAPLRVPGAQRKVLALGAHLKSTVAVSFDDLIVPSQHIGDLEAGPAYDAFRRAVDDLKALYRFEPEAAACDLHPDYLSSRYAERLGLPLVRVQHHHAHVAALMAEHGLRGPVLGVAFDGLGLGPDGTLWGGEFLRVDAAGYARLAHIRPFPLPGGERAVREGRRAALGLLHEAGLPLERLHPLFPEGWEALRRLPASPAFSPRSSSVGRLFDAAAALAGLRPVNAFEGQAAMAFEAALGARPAHGAYPWALLPGKPLVADWAPMLAALLEDADRGRGAAMVSARFHNGLADLIVDVVRRCGLERVGLTGGVFQNAYLLERARTLLERAGFQVFTHRRLPCNDGGVSAGQAYAACLLSSAGRPQRRESHVSRGPR
- a CDS encoding cyclic nucleotide-binding domain-containing protein, which encodes MEPLEYTVARHEFFKDFKPQHLKIFQDCAADARYSRDQFLLRQGQGAERFFILRKGEVRLELLTPENGHIPIQTLGPGEVLGWSWIIPPYQSTFDARVVEAAHVIVFDATTLRKRCEQDFELGYRVLQRFSLALSARLEAARTQLVDYHIRLERGY
- a CDS encoding cupin domain-containing protein translates to MASISVKKATEPEVRALGAKSWPIWTCEASTFDWHYDQKETCLILEGEVVVKAGSETASFGPGDLVVFPEGLDCVWQVVKPVRKHYKFG